From Anopheles darlingi chromosome 2, idAnoDarlMG_H_01, whole genome shotgun sequence, the proteins below share one genomic window:
- the LOC125958782 gene encoding retinol dehydrogenase 12-like, translating into MGLLSMCGILVGFGSVSYCVRWYYIGRLYESRRKFEKEELIVVTGATSGIGLATVTELVDRGCHLVIGCRSLVAGCAIRDQLLLLRNPAARVEVFELRLESLASVVEFSESVRLLGKPIYALINNAAVFYVPPKRTENGHEYTYQVNYLAPYLLTLRLLPLLKQREGESRIVNVVSQAHRAIAEARVDESSILTPSNDTVSTRFCAYQYSKLCLVAFSHQLALLLSTGQGPLSSGVSVHCIDPGNVETPIYRHFPPLANPVLYYLQKPLRFFLIKTPREGAQGILYCVLSEQKPPFYVRRFWKTDQSDSSDINPLIYQPTTGQAIWKRSRQQCNDFLLEMSV; encoded by the exons atgggTCTGCTATCTATGTGTGGCATTCTGGTGGGTTTTGGCTCGGTGTCTTATTGCGTGCG GTGGTACTACATCGGACGGCTGTACGAAAGTCGGCGAAAgttcgaaaaagaagaacttATCGTAGTAACAGGAGCTACTTCGGGCATCGGGCTAGCCACGGTAACCGAACTAGTTGACCGGGGTTGTCACCTGGTGATTGGATGCCGCTCGTTGGTCGCTGGATGCGCCATCCGTGACCAACTGCTTCTTCTCCGAAATCCAGCGGCACGTGTGGAGGTGTTCGAATTGCGCCTTGAATCGCTGGCCAGCGTCGTCGAGTTTAGCGAAAGCGTTCGTCTCCTTGGAAAGCCGATCTACGCCTTGATCAACAACGCGGCGGTGTTTTATGTGCCACCGAAGCGCACGGAAAATGGACACGAGTACACATACCAGGTGAACTATTTGGCACCATATCTGCTCACCTTACGGTTGCTACCGCTACTGAAACAGAGGGAAGGTGAAAGTCGCATCGTGAACGTTGTCTCGCAAGCCCACCGAGCCATTGCGGAAGCACGTGTGGACGAGAGTTCCATACTGACGCCCTCGAACGATACGGTTTCTACGCGCTTCTGTGCCTATCAGTACAGTAAGCTGTGTCTCGTGGCATTCTCACATCAGTTGGCCCTTCTGCTGTCCACCGGACAAGGACCACTGAGCAGCGGCGTATCGGTGCACTGTATCGATCCGGGGAACGTAGAAACACCAATCTATCGACACTTTCCGCCGTTAGCGAACCCCGTGCTGTACTATCTGCAGAAGCCACTTCGattttttctcattaaaaCACCTCGTGAAGGTGCCCAGGGTATTCTGTACTGTGTGCTTTCAGAACAGAAGCCACCATTCTACGTGCGCCGGTTCTGGAAGACGGATCAATCCGATTCCAGTGATATTAATCCGCTCATTTATCAACCGACAACCGGCCAAGCAATATGGAAACGGAGCCGTCAGCAGTGCAACGACTTCCTACTAGAGATGAGTGTTTAG
- the LOC125951581 gene encoding uncharacterized protein LOC125951581, with product MGTAVTPVDCYVELLLQQMLPNEESRCAIQTKQHGDITFTIKLMRIEDQQYYYEQTATSALELAKRYKANGVVMYPKYPSFAQAYFNRAAKCLMSWSPIEQLDPAIEGPGKIEEMQALLQTLQLNISACLIKENRYEEALYVLRFTDQQEQPSEKATYRKALAQFRINQFTEAIATLEKINYTANKECSALYKQIDGARQQETNKYTAMVKKMFG from the coding sequence ATGGGAACAGCGGTTACGCCAGTAGATTGCTACGTCGAATTGTTACTACAGCAGATGCTCCCGAACGAAGAAAGTAGATGTGCAATCCAGACGAAACAACACGGAGACATTACCTTTACGATCAAGCTGATGCGCATAGAGGACCAACAATACTATTACGAACAAACTGCCACTAGCGCACTCGAACTTGCTAAACGCTACAAGGCTAACGGTGTAGTAATGTATCCCAAGTATCCAAGTTTTGCTCAAGCTTATTTCAATCGGGCTGCTAAATGTCTGATGTCCTGGTCACCCATAGAGCAGTTGGATCCAGCCATTGAGGGTCCtggaaaaatcgaagaaatgcAAGCGTTGTTGCAAACGCTACAGCTCAACATTTCCGCCTGCCTCATTAAGGAGAATCGCTACGAGGAGGCTTTGTATGTACTTCGCTTTACCGATCAACAGGAACAACCATCGGAAAAGGCAACCTATAGGAAAGCACTGGCTCAATTTAGGATAAATCAGTTCACCGAAGCGATTGCCACACTGGAGAAGATCAACTACACTGCCAACAAGGAGTGTTCTGCACTGTACAAACAGATCGATGGGGCGAGGCAACAAGAGACCAATAAGTACACGGCGATGGTAAAGAAAATGTTCGGCTAA
- the LOC125958766 gene encoding DNA polymerase eta, producing MSSKTNINIKNKFDRVVVLVDMDCFYCQVEEKLNPEIKGKPIAVVQYNPWQGGGIIAVNYPARGKGVTRHMRGDEAKQHCPEIELPQVPNVRGKADLTRYREAGKEVAEVLKSFTPLLERASIDEAYLDITERVLNRIRDMNEGRFQLLPDKLANTFAVGYDSIGDFVKKLSNTFDNNGTSEQGTPEQLEYKKSDIKLLVGASIVNEIRAAVKEKTGYECSAGVAHNKILAKLTAGFHKPNKQTILPIDSIAKLYETLPVKKVKGLGGKLGDQVCELLKIKFMSELVQFPESLLQQHFDERLGSWMYLMARGIDLEAVTAKFHSKSIGCCKRFPGKNAITGLATLQHWLNELATEIVERLEKDLDENNRTAKQMTVSYSQQFGDSDVASTRSVPLVLYETERIASDALEAIKRNTERFFKAGSTTALHNAIKFLGISAGKFEPNGATKGGGIKEMFQSCSSKATNTNVGPLEEAKNERQPANTGASPSATVVSTVELGSGEPTPIEAQPKAKKDIKHFLQNATKASRSASVDESSLNENKEEPYTSETVESQPNVEPVQKKKDMKYFLQPRSKSTSDDTPSTSAKYSLNDTANEPTNSDNSVSLVEQTEEANQRSIPPIALLDADEQLSSQNPLTVTADPSTDAHENHLSYKETYAEYSFLPPAEKAAAIVTVECEQCGKQIPEDELLSHQDFHFALQLSQQQREEFRSEFKSKVASNSSTTNTYSKPAQSAPVTPGVKRQSVATSSTTSIARFLSKLPTEPARSSSTSARTSDDQEKHDEASTSGYQHTKCPDCGKMINQLAMGEHMDYHVAKRLQLELNRSEALQLQASAAEGNQSSGTMVTSAKRKRSVVNGEESITPAKQKVKPVSSYFSKL from the exons ATGAGTAGCAAGACGaacataaatataaaaaacaaattcgaCCGAGTCGTTGTGCTA GTGGACATGGACTGCTTTTACTGTCAGGTGGAGGAGAAGCTAAATCCCGAAATCAAAGGCAAACCGATAGCCGTCGTGCAGTACAATCCGTGGCAGGGTGGAGG GATCATAGCGGTGAACTATCCCGCTCGCGGCAAAGGAGTTACACGGCACATGCGAGGGGATGAGGCCAAGCAGCACTGTCCAGAGATCGAGCTACCGCAGGTGCCAAATGTTCGCGGGAAAGCCGATCTCACGCGATACCGTGAAGCTGGAAAGGAGGTGGCCGAAGTGCTGAAGAGTTTCACACCTCTGCTGGAAAGGGCCAGTATCGACGAGGCGTACCTGGATATCACGGAGCGTGTGCTAAACCGTATACGCGATATGAACGAAGGTCGTTTCCAATTGCTTCCGGACAAACTAGCGAATACGTTCGCGGTCGGATACGACAGTATTGGAGACTTTGTGAAAAAGCTTTCAAACACGTTCGACAACAATGGTACATCGGAGCAGGGTACTCCGGAACAGCTGGAGTACAAGAAGAGCGACATAAAGCTACTCGTGGGGGCATCCATTGTGAACGAAATACGAGCGGCGGTTAAGGAGAAGACGGGTTATGAGTGTTCCGCTGGTGTGGCTCATAACAAAATTCTTGCGAAACTAACGGCCGGATTTCACaagccaaacaaacagacgATCCTGCCGATCGATAGCATAGCGAAGCTTTACGAAACGTTGCCGGTGAAAAAGGTGAAAGGATTGGGAGGTAAACTTGGCGATCAAGTTTGTGAGTTGCTGAAGATTAAGTTCATGTCGGAGCTAGTCCAGTTCCCCGAGTCGCTATTGCAGCAACACTTCGATGAGCGTCTCGGTTCCTGGATGTACCTGATGGCACGTGGTATCGATCTGGAAGCGGTAACGGCCAAGTTCCATTCCAAGAGCATCGGATGCTGTAAACGATTTCCGGGCAAGAATGCCATTACCGGTCTGGCCACGTTGCAGCACTGGCTAAACGAACTGGCAACAGAGATCGTGGAGCGGTTAGAGAAAGATTTGGATGAAAACAATCGCACAGCCAAACAGATGACCGTCAGCTATAGCCAACAATTCGGTGATTCGGATGTCGCTAGTACCCGGAGTGTGCCGCTAGTGCTATACGAAACGGAACGCATTGCTTCTGATGCACTTGAGGCGATCAAGCGCAATACGGAGCGGTTTTTCAAGGCTGGTTCTACGACGGCACTTCATAATGCGATCAAGTTTCTCGGTATCAGTGCTGGAAAGTTTGAACCGAATGGCGCCACTAAAGGAGGAGGgataaaagaaatgtttcaAAGTTGTTCTTCTAAAGCAACGAATACAAATGTGGGGCCACTGGAAGAAGCTAAAAATGAAAGGCAACCAGCAAACACTGGAGCATCGCCCAGTGCTACCGTCGTATCGACTGTTGAGCTTGGTTCTGGAGAACCAACTCCGATAGAGGCGCAGCCTAAGGCGAAGAAAGACATCAAGCATTTCCTGCAAAATGCCACCAAGGCATCCAGGTCCGCCTCTGTAGACGAATCCAGTTTGAATGAGAATAAGGAAGAGCCATATACGAGCGAAACCGTCGAGAGTCAACCCAATGTCGAACCagtgcaaaagaagaaagataTGAAATATTTTCTACAACCACGATCTAAAAGTACCTCCGACGATACACCAAGTACTTCAGCTAAATACAGTCTCAATGATACTGCAAATGAACCAACGAATAGCGATAACTCGGTATCGCTTGTGGAGCAGACAGAGGAAGCGAATCAGCGATCGATACCACCGATCGCTTTACTGGATGCCGATGAACAGCTATCCTCCCAAAACCCATTAACCGTTACCGCAGACCCATCAACCGATGCCCACGAGAACCACCTATCATACAAGGAAACGTACGCGGAGTATAGCTTCCTCCCGCCGGCTGAGAAAGCGGCGGCGATCGTCACCGTGGAGTGCGAACAGTGTGGAAAACAAATCCCGGAAGATGAGTTGCTGTCTCATCAAGATTTCCATTTCGCACTACAGcttagccagcagcagcgcgaagaGTTCCGTAGTGAATTTAAATCGAAAGTAGCGAGTAACAGTagcaccacaaacacatactCGAAACCCGCACAATCTGCCCCAGTTACCCCCGGCGTCAAACGGCAATCTGTAGCTACTTCTTCTACCACTTCCATAGCCCGTTTTCTATCAAAGTTACCAACTGAACCGGCACGATCTAGTAGTACATCTGCACGAACAAGTGATGATCAAGAGAAACATGATGAAGCTAGTACCAGTGGCTATCAACATACCAAGTGTCCGGATTGTGGCAAAATGATCAACCAGCTCGCGATGGGTGAGCATATGGATTATCACGTAGCCAAACGGTTACAGCTGGAACTGAACCGATCAGAGGCGTTGCAACTGCAGGCTTCAGCTGCGGAAGGTAATCAAAGTAGCGGTACCATGGTAACAAGTGCAAAGCGTAAGCGTTCCGTCGTTAACGGAGAAGAATCGATAACACCCGCGAAGCAGAAGGTCAAACCAGTATCGTCTTATTTTTCTAAACTGTGA
- the LOC125952249 gene encoding mpv17-like protein 2, whose protein sequence is MSGVVSWLRSATKTAFSRKYLLFTNVTISISLSGVGDIIEQHYEIYTKQQTAWDRQRTRNMSISGMTVGVFCHNWYNFMDRRFPGRALGLVLKKVLIDQTVASPIVIFLFFATLGVLKRSSWDDMCEEMRDKFLRLYTAEWVVWPPAQIINFYLLPNKYRVLYDNTISLGYDVYTSYVINDDSTKDKDDTDQDDTGGKKERGTSQ, encoded by the coding sequence ATGAGTGGAGTAGTGAGCTGGTTGCGAAGCGCCACCAAAACCGCATTCAGCAGAAAGTACCTGCTGTTCACGAATGTGACCATCTCGATCAGCCTCTCCGGAGTGGGTGATATAATCGAGCAACACTATGAGATCTACACCAAGCAGCAGACGGCCTGGGATAGACAACGGACCCGTAATATGTCCATCTCTGGCATGACGGTCGGCGTGTTCTGCCACAACTGGTACAACTTCATGGACCGACGGTTTCCAGGCCGGGCGCTGGGCCTTGTGCTAAAGAAGGTGCTCATCGATCAGACCGTGGCATCGCCGATAGTGatcttcctctttttcgccACCCTCGGCGTGCTGAAGCGTTCCTCCTGGGACGACATGTGCGAGGAAATGCGGGACAAGTTTCTACGGCTGTACACGGCCGAATGGGTGGTGTGGCCCCCGGCACAGATCATCAACTTTTACCTCCTACCGAACAAGTACCGCGTGCTGTACGACAATACCATTTCCCTCGGGTACGACGTGTACACGAGCTATGTTATTAATGACGATAGTACAAAGGATAAGGACGATACCGACCAGGACGACACTGGTGGGAAGAAAGAACGCGGCACTAGTCAGTGA
- the LOC125952247 gene encoding N-acetylneuraminate 9-O-acetyltransferase, giving the protein MGNNENLSKAERFIQNLNATNAKKLAFGMVLGFVVYHAFLHLRYGSDSCKWLLSDGRFKGDKEWQPYGCMLHKYTETDTRKCLRYLAFWDNQNHFVLIGDERLRALSLAFIDYLRSSETENNSQQTSTKATDNLQFTDYKLRLRVEYIYANEVSKHLVDEFMRWEHEEDPPSLIIASCTYPTFARGNVTEEVQKAYEKNLTRLVTTIDRLHAKKTKVIWKLQDPVDQESPTAEEWKSVRNEDVERINQAAGNILRYSEAKIWSSSNMIAAGLVDEFADGEKLRSLTLEHDVQILLNMYCNDYMNYNDGTCCSSAEPYTIIQVTTYAFLAVCASIAVAMYVRQWIAQWRGIYAYAPLNQTTEKESPIAALTSLAIIMTYFYLCDRTNFFMKENKYYSEFSFWIPVGYVFALGLFFTEDSKLTKVLHRDQTDELKGWMQIVILIYYMTGASHILPIYMHIKVLISGFLFLSGYTHFTCWWQQGETGVSRFLYRMFRMNFLTVLLCLCMNRPYQFYFFVPLLSFWYCIMFLTLSLPPRLSAQSTESNPYHYLYLVLKIVAMLSIITVLYMSEVFFERIFVTRPWKALFVTTDDDIHEWWYRWKLDRYTVTYGMIFAALFQAAQRFSLVDDSNHGNLFSKRISLTSTLAAITGIGCYITWTFFCRNRQDCEEVHSYVVFIPIVGYILLRNISGVLRTRYSTFFAWFGRISLELFLCQYHIWLAADRNGVLVLLPGFPTLNVLITSFIFVCVSHEIHRITTVLLPHALPKDWKLAVRNIIIFVILLIPLGRYDGMF; this is encoded by the exons ATGGGCAACAACGAAAACCTTTCGAAAGCGGAACGGTTCATCCAGAACCTGAACGCGACCAACGCGAAAAAGCTGGCCTTTGGGATGGTGCTCGGGTTCGTGGTCTATCATGCCTTTCTCCATCTGCGATACG GATCCGACTCATGCAAGTGGTTGCTGAGTGATGGCCGATTTAAGGGCGACAAGGAGTGGCAACCATACGGGTGCATGCTGCACAAGTACACTGAAAC CGACACGCGTAAGTGTCTCCGGTATCTGGCCTTCTGGGATAACCAAAATCACTTCGTGCTGATCGGCGACGAGCGGTTGCGGGCGCTCTCGCTCGCCTTCATCGACTATTTGCGTTcgagcgaaacggaaaacaactCGCAGCAAACGTCCACGAAGGCGACCGATAATCTGCAGTTTACTGACTATAAGCTGCGATTACGAGTCGAGTACATCTACGCGAACGAAGTTTCTAAGCACCTGGTCGATGAGTTTATGCGCTGGGAGCACGAAGAGGATCCACCGAGCTTGATCATAGCAAGCTGCACCTATCCGACGTTTGCCCGTGGCAATGTGACGGAGGAGGTGCAGAAAGCGTACGAGAAGAATCTGACACgcctcgtcaccaccatcgatcggttgcatgcgaagaaaacgaaagttATTTGGAAGCTGCAAGATCCGGTCGACCAGGAAAGCCCTACGGCCGAGGAATGGAAAAGTGTACGGAATGAAGATGTGGAGCGGATCAATCAGGCCGCGGGAAATATTTTGCGCTACTCGGAGGCCAAAATATGGTCCTCCTCGAATATGATAGCGGCCGGGTTGGTGGATGAGTTCGCGGATGGCGAGAAGCTACGCTCACTCACGCTCGAACATGACGTGCAGATACTGCTCAACATGTACTGTAATGACTACATGAACTACAACGATGGTACATGTTGCAGTAGCGCCGAACCATACACGATCATACAGGTCACGACGTACGCCTTCCTTGCGGTTTG TGCTTCGATTGCGGTTGCCATGTACGTGCGCCAATGGATAGCACAATGGCGAGGCATTTACGCGTACGCACCACtcaaccaaaccaccgaaaaggaGTCTCCGATTGCGGCACTCACATCGCTGGCAATCATCATGACGTACTTCTATCTGTGCGATCGGACAAACTTTTTCATGAAGGAAAACAAGTACTATTCGGAGTTTAGCTTCTGGATTCCGGTTGGGTACGTGTTTGCACTCGGACTGTTCTTCACGGAGGACAGCAAACTCACGAAGGTGTTGCATCGGGATCAGACGGACGAGTTGAAGGGTTGGATGCAGATTGTCATCTTGATCTACTATATGACTGGCGCCTCACACATTCTACCGATCTACATGCACATCAAGGTGCTGATCAGCgggttcctcttcctctccggCTACACACACTTCACCTGCTGGTGGCAACAGGGAGAAACGGGAGTTTCACGCTTCCTGTATCGTATGTTTCGCATGAACTTCCTtacggtgctgctgtgcttgtGTATGAATCGACCGTATCAGTTCTACTTCTTCGTACCGCTACTGTCCTTCTGGTACTGCATCATGTTTCTGACactttcgctaccaccacgCCTTTCGGCCCAAAGCACCGAATCGAACCCATACCATTACCTGTACCTCGTGCTCAAGATCGTTGCCATGCTGTCCATCATTACGGTGCTGTACATGAGCGAGGTGTTCTTCGAGCGCATATTCGTTACGCGCCCCTGGAAGGCACTGTTCGTCACGACCGATGACGATATCCACgagtggtggtaccggtggaaGCTGGACCGTTACACCGTTACGTACGGGATGATCTTCGCCGCCCTTTTCCAGGCCGCTCAACGATTCTCGCTCGTAGACGATAGCAATCATGGAAACTTGTTCTCGAAACGAATCTCGCTTACCTCAACACTAGCTGCCATCACCGGCATCGGGTGCTACATCACGTGGACGTTCTTCTGCCGTAATCGGCAGGACTGTGAGGAGGTGCACTCGTACGTCGTGTTCATCCCGATCGTCGGCTACATACTGCTGCGGAACATTTCCGGTGTGCTACGAACTCGATACTCAACCTTTTTCGCCTGGTTTGGTCGGATCTCGCTCGAACTGTTCCTGTGCCAGTACCACATCTGGCTAGCCGCCGATCGGAACGGGGTTCTCGTGCTTTTGCCCGGCTTTCCGACACTGAACGTGCTGATAACGTCATTCATTTTCGTCTGCGTCTCACATGAAATACATCGCATCACTACGGTTCTGTTGCCGCACGCGCTACCGAAAGATTGGAAGCTGGCGGTTCGGAATATCATCATCTTTGTGATACTCCTCATACCTTTGGGCAGATACGACGGAATGTTTTGA
- the LOC125952248 gene encoding putative OPA3-like protein CG13603 isoform X4, producing MVVGAFPAAKLGVLAMKQISKPIANLLKERAKNSPFFRKYVCMPPAQFYNWMEVKTKMWALNLGKPTTVPVLNEAMAIDLGANLLGEIIIFTIGAGLLLLEYQRQVRKESNKEEMVLQEKLELQATINELIFQVQRQDTQIREMARVVADLESKSSWKPKILDELPFTRKSKSEQPLYIPAIPDVNGEGATESGNSATAQPTKSTRSNTPGQA from the exons ATGGTCGTGGGAGCCTTTCCGGCCGCCAAGCTTGGCGTGCTCGCCATGAAGCAGATCTCGAAACCCATCGCCAACCTGCTGAAGGAGCGGGCAAAGAACAGCCCGTTCTTCCGAAAGTACGTTTGCATGCCGCCGGCACAGTTCTACAACTGGATGGAGGTGAAGACGAAGATGTGGGCCCTTAACCTCGGCAAACCGACCACGGTGCCGGTACTGAACGAGGCTATGGCGATCGACCTGGGAGCGAATCTGCTTGGcgaaatcatcatctttaCCATCGGTGCcggcttgctgttgttggagtATCAAAG ACAGGTGCGCAAGGAATCGAACAAGGAGGAGATGGTGTTGCAGGAAAAGCTCGAACTGCAAGCCACCATCAATGAGCTAATCTTTCAGGTCCAACGACAGGATACACAAATCCGTGAGATGGCGCGGGTTGTGGCGGACCTAG AGTCAAAATCTTCCTGGAAACCTAAGATACTCGACGAGCTTCCGTTTACtaggaaaagcaaaagcgagCAACCTCTGTACATCCCCGCAATACCCGATGTGAACGGCGAGGGGGCCACCGAGTCCGGCAACAGTG CGACAGCTCAGCCAACGAAGAGCACACGGAGCAACACCCCAGGCCAGGCCTAG
- the LOC125952248 gene encoding putative OPA3-like protein CG13603 isoform X3 has product MVVGAFPAAKLGVLAMKQISKPIANLLKERAKNSPFFRKYVCMPPAQFYNWMEVKTKMWALNLGKPTTVPVLNEAMAIDLGANLLGEIIIFTIGAGLLLLEYQRQVRKESNKEEMVLQEKLELQATINELIFQVQRQDTQIREMARVVADLESKSSWKPKILDELPFTRKSKSEQPLYIPAIPDVNGEGATESGNIFYSDSSANEEHTEQHPRPGLVTRSVSYFLKLNSSPNSSLPTSR; this is encoded by the exons ATGGTCGTGGGAGCCTTTCCGGCCGCCAAGCTTGGCGTGCTCGCCATGAAGCAGATCTCGAAACCCATCGCCAACCTGCTGAAGGAGCGGGCAAAGAACAGCCCGTTCTTCCGAAAGTACGTTTGCATGCCGCCGGCACAGTTCTACAACTGGATGGAGGTGAAGACGAAGATGTGGGCCCTTAACCTCGGCAAACCGACCACGGTGCCGGTACTGAACGAGGCTATGGCGATCGACCTGGGAGCGAATCTGCTTGGcgaaatcatcatctttaCCATCGGTGCcggcttgctgttgttggagtATCAAAG ACAGGTGCGCAAGGAATCGAACAAGGAGGAGATGGTGTTGCAGGAAAAGCTCGAACTGCAAGCCACCATCAATGAGCTAATCTTTCAGGTCCAACGACAGGATACACAAATCCGTGAGATGGCGCGGGTTGTGGCGGACCTAG AGTCAAAATCTTCCTGGAAACCTAAGATACTCGACGAGCTTCCGTTTACtaggaaaagcaaaagcgagCAACCTCTGTACATCCCCGCAATACCCGATGTGAACGGCGAGGGGGCCACCGAGTCCGGCAACA TTTTTTATAGCGACAGCTCAGCCAACGAAGAGCACACGGAGCAACACCCCAGGCCAGGCCTAGTGACGCGTAGCGTATCCTACTTTCTTAAGCTAAATAGCTCACCAAACTCTTCACTGCCGACGAGCCGATGA
- the LOC125952248 gene encoding putative OPA3-like protein CG13603 isoform X2 encodes MVVGAFPAAKLGVLAMKQISKPIANLLKERAKNSPFFRKYVCMPPAQFYNWMEVKTKMWALNLGKPTTVPVLNEAMAIDLGANLLGEIIIFTIGAGLLLLEYQRQVRKESNKEEMVLQEKLELQATINELIFQVQRQDTQIREMARVVADLESKSSWKPKILDELPFTRKSKSEQPLYIPAIPDVNGEGATESGNSVFYSDSSANEEHTEQHPRPGLVTRSVSYFLKLNSSPNSSLPTSR; translated from the exons ATGGTCGTGGGAGCCTTTCCGGCCGCCAAGCTTGGCGTGCTCGCCATGAAGCAGATCTCGAAACCCATCGCCAACCTGCTGAAGGAGCGGGCAAAGAACAGCCCGTTCTTCCGAAAGTACGTTTGCATGCCGCCGGCACAGTTCTACAACTGGATGGAGGTGAAGACGAAGATGTGGGCCCTTAACCTCGGCAAACCGACCACGGTGCCGGTACTGAACGAGGCTATGGCGATCGACCTGGGAGCGAATCTGCTTGGcgaaatcatcatctttaCCATCGGTGCcggcttgctgttgttggagtATCAAAG ACAGGTGCGCAAGGAATCGAACAAGGAGGAGATGGTGTTGCAGGAAAAGCTCGAACTGCAAGCCACCATCAATGAGCTAATCTTTCAGGTCCAACGACAGGATACACAAATCCGTGAGATGGCGCGGGTTGTGGCGGACCTAG AGTCAAAATCTTCCTGGAAACCTAAGATACTCGACGAGCTTCCGTTTACtaggaaaagcaaaagcgagCAACCTCTGTACATCCCCGCAATACCCGATGTGAACGGCGAGGGGGCCACCGAGTCCGGCAACAGTG TTTTTTATAGCGACAGCTCAGCCAACGAAGAGCACACGGAGCAACACCCCAGGCCAGGCCTAGTGACGCGTAGCGTATCCTACTTTCTTAAGCTAAATAGCTCACCAAACTCTTCACTGCCGACGAGCCGATGA
- the LOC125952248 gene encoding putative OPA3-like protein CG13603 isoform X1, with translation MVVGAFPAAKLGVLAMKQISKPIANLLKERAKNSPFFRKYVCMPPAQFYNWMEVKTKMWALNLGKPTTVPVLNEAMAIDLGANLLGEIIIFTIGAGLLLLEYQRQVRKESNKEEMVLQEKLELQATINELIFQVQRQDTQIREMARVVADLESKSSWKPKILDELPFTRKSKSEQPLYIPAIPDVNGEGATESGNSGNGSILSKALEIIDNEVFYSDSSANEEHTEQHPRPGLVTRSVSYFLKLNSSPNSSLPTSR, from the exons ATGGTCGTGGGAGCCTTTCCGGCCGCCAAGCTTGGCGTGCTCGCCATGAAGCAGATCTCGAAACCCATCGCCAACCTGCTGAAGGAGCGGGCAAAGAACAGCCCGTTCTTCCGAAAGTACGTTTGCATGCCGCCGGCACAGTTCTACAACTGGATGGAGGTGAAGACGAAGATGTGGGCCCTTAACCTCGGCAAACCGACCACGGTGCCGGTACTGAACGAGGCTATGGCGATCGACCTGGGAGCGAATCTGCTTGGcgaaatcatcatctttaCCATCGGTGCcggcttgctgttgttggagtATCAAAG ACAGGTGCGCAAGGAATCGAACAAGGAGGAGATGGTGTTGCAGGAAAAGCTCGAACTGCAAGCCACCATCAATGAGCTAATCTTTCAGGTCCAACGACAGGATACACAAATCCGTGAGATGGCGCGGGTTGTGGCGGACCTAG AGTCAAAATCTTCCTGGAAACCTAAGATACTCGACGAGCTTCCGTTTACtaggaaaagcaaaagcgagCAACCTCTGTACATCCCCGCAATACCCGATGTGAACGGCGAGGGGGCCACCGAGTCCGGCAACAGTGGTAATGGCAGTATTCTTTCCAAAGCGCTGGAAATAATCGATAATGAAGTTTTTTATAGCGACAGCTCAGCCAACGAAGAGCACACGGAGCAACACCCCAGGCCAGGCCTAGTGACGCGTAGCGTATCCTACTTTCTTAAGCTAAATAGCTCACCAAACTCTTCACTGCCGACGAGCCGATGA